The proteins below come from a single Carnobacterium divergens DSM 20623 genomic window:
- the walK gene encoding cell wall metabolism sensor histidine kinase WalK has protein sequence MNKRIKIFQSIHFKIVIVFVFLLIVALEIIGAYFVGQLETQMVDNFQEQMRLRVGFLDNNLQPLLKKPDSKNFESDVRRLLTDFSAKNVIKAEVIDGKYYIVGTSDYQENMVGRKSTDFDVKQALLVGSEITRQYSDESTNERVWKLVVPIISDDNKVLGVINLESNIESVYDQINDITIIFFRASMIAAVVTVILALFISRAITKPISEMKKQAIQMAEGDYSGQVKIYGQDELGQLSLAVNNLSTKVEEAQESTEAERRRLDGVLAHMSDGVVATDRRGKVVIINETALDLLNLTQDYALGRSILEILKIEHHFTFRQLLETQEELILDFSTEENEVTLRGEFSLIQRETGFISGLVCVLHDITEQEKVERERRDFVSNVSHELRTPLTSMRSYLEALNDGAWKDPEIAPKFLAVTQEETDRMIRMISDLLNLSRMDAGKDVLSLEYVNINELFSHVLNRFDMMIQSNDKPEKPFVIKREFTKRDLWVEVDADKMIQVMDNIMNNAIKYSPAGGTITCRLVETHNSVVLSIADEGLGVPKKDIPHVFDRFFRVDKARARSMGGTGLGLAISKEVVQKHGGKIWLESAENVGSTFFIALPYVPYEEDEWE, from the coding sequence ATGAATAAACGAATTAAAATTTTTCAATCCATCCATTTTAAAATTGTTATTGTATTTGTATTTCTGCTAATCGTAGCGCTAGAAATCATTGGCGCTTATTTTGTCGGACAATTGGAAACACAAATGGTTGATAATTTTCAAGAACAAATGAGGTTAAGAGTGGGATTTTTGGATAACAATCTGCAACCCTTATTAAAAAAGCCCGATTCCAAAAATTTTGAATCGGATGTTAGGAGATTATTAACGGATTTCTCGGCTAAAAATGTAATTAAAGCAGAAGTGATAGATGGGAAATATTATATTGTTGGTACAAGTGATTACCAAGAAAATATGGTAGGTCGCAAATCTACTGACTTTGATGTTAAGCAGGCATTGTTAGTTGGAAGTGAAATAACAAGGCAGTATTCAGACGAAAGCACAAATGAACGTGTTTGGAAATTGGTTGTACCGATTATTTCAGACGATAATAAAGTGTTAGGAGTCATTAATTTAGAGTCGAATATTGAATCAGTATACGATCAAATTAACGATATTACGATTATTTTCTTTAGAGCATCAATGATTGCAGCGGTGGTTACAGTCATTTTAGCGCTGTTTATTTCCCGGGCAATAACGAAACCTATTTCCGAAATGAAAAAACAAGCGATTCAAATGGCTGAAGGGGATTATTCTGGTCAAGTGAAGATTTACGGACAAGATGAACTTGGTCAGTTGTCACTGGCTGTTAATAACCTTTCTACAAAAGTAGAAGAAGCACAAGAATCGACAGAAGCGGAGAGACGCAGGTTAGATGGTGTACTAGCACATATGTCAGATGGTGTTGTGGCTACAGATCGTCGTGGGAAAGTCGTTATTATCAACGAAACAGCGTTGGATTTACTGAATTTAACACAAGATTACGCTTTAGGACGCTCTATTTTAGAAATTCTAAAAATCGAGCATCATTTTACGTTCCGTCAGTTGTTAGAAACACAAGAAGAGTTGATATTGGATTTCTCAACAGAAGAGAATGAAGTGACTTTACGTGGTGAATTTTCATTGATTCAAAGAGAGACTGGATTTATTAGCGGTTTGGTTTGTGTGTTACATGATATTACGGAACAAGAAAAAGTAGAGCGCGAACGTCGTGATTTTGTATCAAATGTTTCTCATGAATTGAGAACGCCATTAACCAGTATGAGAAGTTATTTAGAAGCTTTGAATGATGGGGCTTGGAAAGATCCTGAAATCGCACCTAAATTCTTAGCAGTCACTCAAGAGGAAACAGATCGCATGATCCGCATGATTAGTGATTTGCTAAATCTTTCGCGAATGGATGCAGGAAAAGATGTTCTTTCATTGGAATATGTCAATATCAATGAATTGTTTAGCCATGTGCTAAATCGGTTTGATATGATGATTCAATCCAATGACAAACCTGAAAAACCTTTTGTCATTAAACGTGAATTTACCAAACGTGATTTATGGGTTGAAGTTGATGCGGATAAAATGATTCAAGTAATGGATAATATTATGAATAACGCTATCAAGTATTCTCCAGCAGGAGGAACCATTACGTGCCGCTTAGTAGAAACACATAATAGTGTTGTTTTAAGCATAGCCGACGAAGGCTTAGGAGTTCCTAAAAAGGATATTCCGCATGTCTTTGACCGTTTCTTTAGAGTAGATAAAGCCCGTGCTAGATCAATGGGTGGAACAGGGCTAGGTTTAGCAATTTCAAAAGAAGTTGTGCAAAAACATGGCGGGAAAATTTGGTTAGAAAGTGCTGAAAATGTAGGATCAACCTTTTTCATTGCCTTACCTTATGTTCCATATGAGGAGGATGAATGGGAATGA
- a CDS encoding two-component system regulatory protein YycI, protein MDFKRIEIIFTITFLCLNIFLLSSYLDKNKTISYQNDSSLKINTLEEMKKESIEVPAKLSDEKIAVPFVKAENEDLLEQNLSKLNKQTVKRMESSNLLYSILTSSFELMPAGREFKRSDLAKVDEFIKNDQILFGSEYQYFKFTPDKKELVYTQVANNIPITDGTGQITFHLDNDNRIISYEQTYAGPVKVTGKSRELISEKRAVELLYQNSEVQANSEIRKPILSYHRTLGLEDLSIYGPIWYVEVKTSNEVKIKLVNAIDGSIIKDMSNRTDATDSADEATDSAME, encoded by the coding sequence ATGGACTTTAAACGAATAGAAATTATTTTCACCATTACATTTCTATGCTTAAATATCTTTTTGCTGTCTTCCTATTTGGATAAAAATAAAACCATTTCTTACCAAAATGATAGTAGTTTAAAAATCAATACTTTAGAAGAAATGAAGAAGGAATCCATCGAAGTTCCAGCGAAGCTATCAGATGAAAAGATAGCTGTTCCTTTTGTCAAAGCTGAAAATGAAGATCTTTTAGAACAAAATTTATCAAAATTAAATAAACAAACTGTGAAACGGATGGAAAGCAGCAATTTGCTATACAGTATTTTAACGAGCTCTTTTGAATTGATGCCAGCAGGACGTGAGTTTAAGCGGTCTGATTTAGCAAAAGTTGATGAATTTATTAAAAATGATCAAATTTTATTTGGTAGTGAGTATCAATATTTTAAATTCACACCAGACAAAAAAGAGCTAGTATACACACAAGTTGCTAACAATATTCCGATTACGGATGGAACGGGTCAGATCACCTTCCATTTAGACAATGACAACCGAATTATTTCTTATGAACAAACTTACGCTGGTCCAGTTAAAGTAACCGGAAAAAGTCGTGAGCTGATTTCAGAAAAACGAGCGGTCGAGTTGCTTTACCAAAATAGTGAAGTTCAAGCAAACAGCGAAATTCGCAAACCAATTTTAAGTTATCATCGTACATTGGGGTTGGAAGATTTGAGCATTTATGGACCTATTTGGTATGTTGAAGTGAAAACATCCAATGAAGTGAAAATAAAACTCGTAAATGCAATTGATGGTTCAATCATCAAAGATATGTCTAATCGAACAGATGCAACCGATTCAGCAGATGAAGCGACGGATAGTGCTATGGAATAG
- the yycF gene encoding response regulator YycF codes for MKKILVVDDEKPISDIVKFNLTKEGYEVFTAYDGEEALAMVPDVEPDLILLDLMLPKVDGLEVCREVRKNYDMPIIMVTAKDSEIDKVLGLELGADDYVTKPFSNRELVARVKANLRRHGSIGTAVVEEEDNNEIEVGALTVHPDAYIVSKRGEKIELTHREFELLHYLAKHLGQVMTREHLLQTVWGYDYFGDVRTVDVTVRRLREKIEDNPSHPAWLVTRRGVGYYLRNPEQE; via the coding sequence ATGAAAAAAATATTAGTAGTAGATGATGAGAAGCCGATTTCAGATATTGTGAAATTTAATTTAACTAAAGAAGGATATGAAGTTTTTACAGCTTATGATGGAGAAGAAGCGTTAGCGATGGTACCAGATGTGGAACCAGATTTAATTCTGTTAGATTTAATGTTGCCAAAAGTAGACGGTTTGGAAGTTTGTCGTGAAGTTCGTAAAAATTATGATATGCCGATTATTATGGTAACAGCTAAAGATTCAGAAATCGATAAGGTTTTAGGACTTGAATTAGGAGCAGATGACTATGTTACGAAGCCTTTTTCAAACCGTGAATTAGTGGCACGTGTTAAAGCAAACTTAAGAAGACACGGTTCAATTGGAACAGCGGTGGTGGAAGAAGAAGACAACAATGAGATTGAAGTTGGTGCTTTAACGGTTCATCCAGATGCTTATATTGTTTCAAAACGTGGCGAAAAAATTGAATTGACGCATCGCGAATTTGAATTGCTGCACTATTTAGCAAAACATCTAGGACAAGTCATGACAAGAGAACATTTGTTGCAAACGGTTTGGGGATATGACTATTTTGGTGACGTTCGAACAGTCGATGTAACCGTGAGACGTTTAAGAGAAAAAATTGAAGACAATCCTAGCCACCCAGCTTGGTTAGTAACAAGACGTGGTGTTGGGTACTATTTGAGAAACCCTGAACAGGAGTAA
- a CDS encoding YycH family regulatory protein, which translates to MKSIHFIRGFLIFLVALSLVLTWAIWTMPGKDEKKANSNTNKLSEITVSRKDNEVFVPTMVVLHKNNTKELTVDTEIMRNFNKEFATWSFASIDSSEVYSGEEYTEKLSENNNVELVFPNELPFGLFSKFFGKLANVYKNETFQRITISLDNPTIIHFYNDREQKIYSGELENADKKKMSELLNGSDKNYTAVALQKLGSKYVYLPTEEVKLPQYAYMVETQPNSFFIYRLFDDTSEVKESTAEAGYEQFNDNISRMKVRQSTNILSYYRNRTTTNKFDLVDMLKSSFYELQKYENWPGAVHYFNYNNQKQQAIYRRYIEGYPIFSNTTQNSTNEDDMGATYITVAENGLSQLQVPLIVAQTPLSDKEDEKQLVKGTDILASLNQVGIENEQIEGLEIGYCWTNSKESSRVVDLEPSWYACINGVWLNAESLISQKGGTTDGL; encoded by the coding sequence ATGAAAAGCATACATTTTATTCGAGGATTTTTGATTTTTCTAGTTGCTCTAAGCTTAGTATTAACCTGGGCGATTTGGACAATGCCAGGAAAAGATGAAAAAAAAGCAAATAGCAACACAAATAAACTATCAGAAATTACTGTTTCTAGAAAAGACAATGAAGTATTTGTTCCGACAATGGTTGTTCTCCATAAAAACAACACGAAGGAATTGACGGTAGATACTGAAATAATGAGAAATTTTAACAAAGAATTTGCGACCTGGTCATTTGCTTCAATCGATTCTTCAGAAGTATATTCAGGAGAGGAGTACACTGAAAAACTCTCAGAAAATAATAATGTTGAACTTGTTTTTCCTAATGAATTGCCATTCGGGTTATTCAGTAAGTTTTTTGGGAAACTAGCAAATGTCTATAAAAATGAAACCTTCCAAAGAATTACGATTTCATTAGATAATCCAACAATCATTCATTTTTACAATGACCGCGAACAGAAAATTTATTCTGGCGAGTTAGAAAATGCAGATAAGAAAAAAATGAGTGAGCTCTTAAATGGGAGTGATAAAAACTACACAGCAGTTGCCCTTCAAAAATTGGGAAGCAAGTATGTTTATCTGCCAACTGAAGAAGTGAAATTGCCGCAATACGCTTATATGGTAGAAACACAACCGAATAGTTTCTTTATTTATCGTTTGTTCGATGATACCTCTGAAGTAAAAGAGTCAACAGCAGAGGCTGGTTATGAGCAGTTCAATGATAATATTAGTCGAATGAAAGTAAGGCAGTCCACCAATATTTTATCGTATTATCGTAATCGAACAACCACGAATAAATTTGATTTAGTCGATATGCTGAAAAGCAGCTTCTATGAGCTACAAAAATACGAAAACTGGCCTGGGGCAGTTCATTACTTTAATTACAATAATCAAAAACAACAAGCCATTTACCGACGTTATATTGAAGGCTATCCAATCTTTAGCAATACCACTCAAAATAGTACAAATGAAGATGACATGGGAGCGACCTATATAACCGTTGCCGAAAATGGATTATCTCAATTGCAAGTCCCTTTAATTGTTGCCCAAACCCCTTTATCTGATAAAGAAGATGAGAAACAATTAGTAAAAGGTACGGATATCTTAGCGTCTTTGAATCAAGTTGGAATTGAAAATGAACAAATCGAAGGGCTTGAAATTGGGTATTGTTGGACCAACAGTAAAGAATCCAGTCGTGTTGTCGATCTTGAACCGAGTTGGTATGCATGTATCAATGGAGTCTGGTTAAACGCAGAAAGTTTAATTAGCCAAAAAGGGGGGACTACAGATGGACTTTAA
- a CDS encoding S1C family serine protease, whose translation MGGLIGGLIIALVGGGLAFSYLPKDNSSVPDTTTNKGNVVTSNVKANVTTDTTKAVEQVEDAVVSVANMQKQNQQGMLGGDYSQSKSNDSSNLETTSEGSGVIYKKDGDTAYVVTNNHVINGSDAVEVILKDGTKVQAKVIGSDVWTDLAVLSIPSEKVKTVATFGDSDSIKVGEPAIAIGSPLGTNFATSVTQGIISAKNRTVAMDINEDGVEDWDMTAIQTDAAINPGNSGGALINIAGQVIGINSMKISQDTVEGMGFAIPSNDVVKIISELEKNGEIVRPVLGVSLRDLSQISAQQQERVLKLPEKVTEGVVITDVQTNSAAEKAGLKQYDTIVEINGTPVTDNVSLRKVIYNLKVGDKVDVKYYRDGKEATANVTMEASKSL comes from the coding sequence ATCGGTGGACTAATTGGTGGTTTGATTATCGCTTTAGTCGGTGGTGGATTAGCCTTTTCATATTTACCAAAAGATAATAGCTCAGTACCAGACACTACAACCAATAAAGGCAACGTTGTGACGAGTAATGTCAAAGCGAACGTAACGACAGATACAACAAAAGCTGTTGAGCAAGTAGAAGATGCTGTAGTTTCAGTAGCGAATATGCAAAAACAAAACCAACAAGGAATGCTTGGTGGGGATTACAGCCAATCTAAAAGCAACGATAGTTCAAATTTAGAAACAACAAGTGAAGGTAGTGGCGTTATCTATAAAAAAGATGGCGATACGGCTTATGTTGTAACAAATAACCATGTAATCAACGGTTCAGATGCTGTTGAAGTTATTTTAAAAGATGGCACCAAGGTTCAAGCTAAAGTTATTGGATCGGATGTTTGGACTGATTTAGCAGTTCTATCCATTCCTTCTGAAAAGGTGAAAACGGTAGCGACATTTGGTGATTCAGACAGCATTAAAGTTGGTGAACCAGCAATCGCAATCGGCTCTCCTCTTGGAACAAACTTTGCGACTTCTGTCACACAAGGAATTATTTCTGCGAAAAACAGAACCGTTGCAATGGACATTAACGAAGATGGCGTAGAAGATTGGGATATGACCGCTATCCAAACAGATGCTGCAATCAACCCAGGAAACTCTGGTGGGGCTCTAATCAACATCGCAGGACAAGTCATCGGAATCAATTCAATGAAAATTTCACAAGACACAGTTGAAGGAATGGGCTTTGCGATTCCAAGTAACGACGTTGTGAAAATTATTAGCGAATTAGAGAAAAATGGCGAAATCGTTCGTCCAGTATTAGGCGTTTCGCTTCGTGATCTATCACAAATTTCTGCACAACAACAAGAGCGTGTGCTTAAATTACCTGAAAAAGTAACAGAAGGTGTCGTTATTACGGATGTACAAACGAACTCAGCAGCAGAAAAAGCTGGTTTAAAACAATACGACACAATTGTTGAAATCAATGGCACACCAGTGACTGACAATGTGTCTCTAAGAAAAGTAATTTATAACTTAAAAGTTGGGGACAAAGTTGATGTGAAATATTACCGAGATGGTAAAGAAGCAACGGCTAATGTTACGATGGAAGCTTCAAAAAGCCTTTAA
- the rlmH gene encoding 23S rRNA (pseudouridine(1915)-N(3))-methyltransferase RlmH: MNIKIISVGKLKEKYLKMGIEEYVKRLGAYCKIELIEVPDEKAPEKLSAAEMIQVKEKEGERILSKIPENAYVFALAIEGKQRTSEEFSKEIDQLGISGKSQLVFVIGGSLGLSDAVLKRSNTQISFGKMTLPHQLMRLVLVEQVYRGYRIMKGEPYHK; this comes from the coding sequence GTGAATATCAAAATAATTAGTGTGGGAAAATTAAAAGAAAAATATTTAAAAATGGGAATTGAGGAATACGTGAAGCGTCTGGGAGCGTATTGTAAAATCGAATTGATTGAAGTACCTGATGAAAAAGCACCAGAAAAATTGAGTGCAGCTGAAATGATTCAAGTAAAAGAAAAAGAAGGCGAGCGTATTTTAAGTAAAATTCCAGAAAATGCCTATGTATTTGCTTTAGCAATTGAAGGAAAACAACGTACTTCTGAAGAATTTTCAAAAGAAATCGATCAACTAGGGATTAGTGGAAAAAGTCAGTTGGTATTTGTGATTGGCGGATCATTGGGTCTGAGTGACGCGGTTCTGAAACGCAGCAATACACAAATTTCCTTTGGGAAAATGACATTGCCTCATCAGTTGATGCGGTTGGTATTGGTGGAGCAGGTTTATCGAGGGTATCGGATTATGAAGGGGGAACCCTACCATAAGTAG
- a CDS encoding MBL fold metallo-hydrolase: MMENNQGLKVSILASGSSGNVTYIESANQRLLVDSGLSGKKVTELMKQIDRDIADVDGILVTHEHRDHIHGVGVLARKYKLDVYANEKTWAAMSPIIGEVKTEQKHIFEMGKVMTIGDIDVESFGVSHDAVEPQFYCFHKNNKRFAMLTDTGYVSDRMRGVIQNADAYLFESNHDLEMLRMGQYPWSLKQRILGDKGHLSNEDGAIAMADVLGDATKRIYLGHLSKDNNIKELAHMTATDILKEKGTGVNETFSVYDTDPEVASPLFNV, from the coding sequence ATGATGGAGAATAATCAAGGATTAAAAGTCAGTATTCTAGCGAGTGGCAGCTCAGGAAATGTGACGTATATAGAGTCCGCCAATCAACGATTATTGGTAGACAGTGGGTTAAGTGGGAAAAAAGTAACCGAATTAATGAAACAAATTGATCGCGATATTGCAGATGTTGATGGGATATTGGTTACACATGAACATCGTGACCATATTCACGGAGTAGGCGTCTTGGCTCGCAAATACAAGCTTGACGTATATGCAAATGAAAAAACCTGGGCAGCGATGTCCCCTATTATTGGCGAAGTCAAAACAGAACAAAAACATATTTTTGAAATGGGAAAAGTAATGACAATCGGTGACATTGACGTGGAAAGCTTCGGCGTTTCTCATGATGCAGTGGAACCACAATTTTATTGCTTCCATAAAAATAATAAACGTTTTGCAATGTTAACAGATACAGGTTATGTAAGTGACCGTATGCGCGGTGTGATTCAAAATGCAGATGCGTATCTTTTTGAAAGCAATCATGATTTAGAGATGCTTAGAATGGGTCAATACCCGTGGTCTTTAAAACAGCGTATTTTAGGCGATAAAGGTCATTTGTCAAATGAAGATGGCGCAATTGCCATGGCAGATGTATTAGGTGACGCAACCAAGCGAATTTATTTAGGACATTTAAGCAAGGATAACAATATTAAAGAATTGGCACATATGACGGCAACGGATATTTTAAAAGAAAAAGGGACAGGCGTTAATGAAACCTTTAGTGTTTATGATACAGACCCAGAAGTAGCCTCTCCGTTATTTAATGTATAA
- a CDS encoding alpha/beta hydrolase: MWRPLGAPKAILQISHGMAEFIDRYDDFARYLSENQFLVVGNDHLGHGNSVAAVEDRGYFSKGNGKQHVVEDIKKLHDLIKMDYPHLPYFLMGHSMGSFIVRNFLQQYGDTIDGAILMGTSGPKPELNFILSPLTLLNKISPKTRNPLVDKLAFGSFSSYFEETGSDFNWLSKNQQNVAWYEEHPQTGFIFTNNGFLTLFTLLNDGTKKGWATTIPTELPILVISGDQDPVGGMGKGVRKVFHELEDAQFTDITLCTYPELRHEILMEDSYLLVYQDLLNWLNRHL; encoded by the coding sequence ATCTGGCGACCCCTTGGTGCACCAAAAGCTATTTTGCAAATTAGTCACGGTATGGCTGAATTTATTGATCGGTATGATGATTTTGCTCGTTATCTATCAGAAAATCAATTTCTTGTAGTCGGAAATGATCATTTAGGACATGGCAACTCTGTTGCTGCAGTTGAAGATCGTGGGTATTTTTCAAAAGGAAACGGCAAGCAGCATGTGGTTGAGGATATTAAGAAGCTCCATGATTTAATTAAAATGGACTACCCTCATTTGCCTTATTTTTTAATGGGGCATAGCATGGGCTCCTTTATTGTTCGTAACTTTCTTCAGCAATATGGAGATACAATAGATGGCGCAATTTTAATGGGGACTAGTGGTCCAAAGCCTGAATTAAACTTTATTTTAAGTCCTTTAACTTTATTAAATAAAATAAGTCCTAAAACACGCAATCCACTTGTGGATAAATTAGCTTTTGGCAGTTTTAGCTCTTATTTTGAAGAAACCGGTTCTGATTTTAATTGGTTGTCAAAAAACCAACAGAATGTCGCTTGGTATGAAGAGCATCCTCAAACGGGTTTTATTTTTACAAACAATGGCTTTTTAACGCTCTTCACGTTACTCAACGATGGCACCAAAAAAGGATGGGCAACTACTATTCCAACTGAGCTTCCTATTTTAGTAATTTCTGGGGATCAGGATCCAGTTGGTGGTATGGGAAAAGGCGTTCGAAAGGTCTTTCATGAGTTGGAAGACGCGCAATTTACAGACATTACCCTTTGCACGTACCCTGAATTGCGTCATGAGATTTTAATGGAAGACTCTTACTTGCTTGTCTATCAAGATTTACTAAATTGGCTGAATAGACATCTTTAA
- a CDS encoding CxxH/CxxC protein, which translates to MKSIYACQEHIEEALDDAVYTGFEMPVLEQFTPVDNDQTKCTYCKSQPIYMVANFCSPTKS; encoded by the coding sequence ATGAAATCGATTTATGCTTGCCAAGAACACATTGAAGAAGCGCTGGATGACGCTGTTTATACAGGTTTTGAGATGCCTGTATTAGAGCAGTTTACACCTGTGGATAACGATCAAACAAAATGTACGTATTGCAAAAGTCAACCCATATATATGGTGGCGAATTTCTGTTCGCCTACCAAATCATGA